Genomic window (Lynx canadensis isolate LIC74 chromosome A1, mLynCan4.pri.v2, whole genome shotgun sequence):
ATCCAGCCCCCACGGCTGTGAGAGGTTAAGGGTCTGCGACGAGTGGCCCCAGCTGGCTGAGATACTcccattgtttttttaagtttatttatttattttgagaaagagagagacagaaagagagaaaatcgcaagcaggctccgcgtcaccagcatagagcccgactccgggtttgaacccacaaatcatgagatcatgacccgagccgaagtcaagtCAGACcgttaaccgactaagccacccaggcgccctgaaagacAAGTACCTTAAGCTCCCAGCCACCTCCCAGGAGCCCCGGCAAGGGGTCCACCACCAGTGAAAATAAAGTCTAAATCAACACAGACTCCACACCAAGGGTCTTCCTATAATCCTTTTTAATAATACGCGCACTCATACGGCGGCACCCACGTCGAAGCAGGGATTCCTGGTTGCGTAGAAGCTAACATGTCCACAATCATCGTGCTACCTCAGGACACAAGTACCAAATGGTAGGACCCAGGAGGCACCGATGTCTGAGAACAACATAAGAGTGGTGCGGGGGCCACGCCGGGTGCCCTCCAAAGCCCGGCCACGGCCTCCGGCAAGGCCGGGTTGTTAGGGAAGAGGCAGCAGGGGACAGCGGTCTCTGGGCGTCTCGGCTCAGAAGGGTGGTTTCTGCAGGGGATTCgcctgtccccccacctcccggcACAGTGACACAGACCGAGGGACCGTTCCCAGCGGCCGCAAAACCACCAGCTGGCGTTGGCCCCGGGACCTCCTCCTGGTGTGCGGCCCCACTAAGGAACACGCTGGGCTCTCCACCCGCCCTCCGACCGCACTGGTCATCCCCTGGCCGATCGTGTACCCCGGGGCTCGGCGCCCCCATGCATCAGGCACAGCACCCAGATGGGGTCTGTCCGGGCGTCTTATAACTGGTGATGTCCACGGTCTGCGGCGGCCCCTGGGCTCTCTGCCTCGAGATCACAGGCACCACCAGGTCAAACAAGGTTTCAAACAGCAGGTCCACGTTGTGCCCGGTTTTCGCACTGGTCTCAAAGCACATCTGCTCAGCGGCCGGCACATCCTTCTCGTCCAGCATCTTGTACTTCAGGATCTTTCTATACAACGCCGCCGCGTCCTCTGGCTGCACCTGCTTGGGCACTTTGGGCGCTCCGCCGCCACGCCCAGCCACCCCAGGGCCCCGCCCGTCCTTCTGCTGGTCCTCTGCAGCCGGCTCCTCGACGAGGTCCACCTTGTTCCCCACGATGGCAAAGAGGCAGTCAGTGCTGGCTGTGTCCGTCAGGCCCAGGAACCTGTCCTCCAGCTCCAGCAGACTCTGCGGGTGGTTGACGTCGTAGATGAGGATGACCGCGGTCGCTCCCCGACAGTACATGGAACCCAGGCCGTGGAACTGCTCCCGCCCTGGCCgtaagaggaaaagagacatgCAGGTTATCTCTCGTCCGAGGTCGGCAACCCCAGAGGGACGATGGAGCCGTACCCTGGATGCAGGTGCGGCTGGAGCTGGGCCTGATCGAGACACTGGCATGCACAAAGAAGTGAGCATccctaggggcgcccgggtggctcagtcggttgagcatccgacctcggctcaggtcaggatctcgcgattcgtgagttcgagccccgcctcgggctctgtgctgatggcgcagagcctggagcctgcgtcggattctgtgtctccctctctctctgcccctcccctgctcatgctctgtctctctctctctctctctctctctctgtcaaaaataaataaacatcggggcgcctgggtggcgcagtaggttaagcgtccgacttcagccaggtcacgatctcgcggtctgggagtttgagccccgcgtcgggctctgggctgatggctcggagcctggagcctgtttccaattctgtgtctccctctctctctgcccctcccccgttcatgctctgtctctctctgtcccaaaaataaatgaacgttgaaaaaataaataaataaataaataaataaataaataaacactaaaaaataaaataaaaagaagtgagtGTCCAGGCCCTCAGGGACCCGGGGGCACCACCCCCTGCTCTGGAACGACAGCTGTTGGACCTGCTGTTACAGGAAGCCTGGTCTCCAAGGGAAGCTTTGAATTTTactgcatgcatttttttttttaagtttgtttattttgagacagacacagcacgagcaggggaggggcagagagagagggagagagattgagaatcccaagcaggctccacactgtcagtgcagagcccgaggcggggctcaatcccgcgagctgtgagatcgggacctgagttAGATCGAAagcgagccccccaggcgcccctgcatgcaTTTAAATCCAGTATTCAGAGAAAGGGTCATGGGCTCACACTACCTGGTAGGAAGGGATCCctgacaaaaaagaaaggaagaactttTGGCCCAGGGGGTCTCAGGAGCATGGGCTGAAGGCAGGTTGTTACCTACACACGTATATTCACATAAAGCACATGTCCTCTGCCAATAAACCACTGTTTTCATTCAGCTAAATGACCAAAGGAACACAACCAATTGCCACCCCAATCCCCAGTTATTCTGAAATGGCCTTGACTGCCTCACTTTAAGTTCCGGGTGGAGAGCAGCCTGCTGAGAAAGACGGCGTGAACCTACACCTGACAGCTGACTGCCCCTCGCACAGAGCCAGACCCAAAGCCAGGGCTCCCCTCTTGTCCAGCAAGGCCCCACATGTCCGCCCAAAATGAtccggagggggaggggcggagaaggTGCCGCCCAGGCCCGGtcgggcaggggctggagggacgTGTCCTGCCCTGCAGAGATGCTGAAGGTCAAAGTGATGTGCCAGAAAGCAAGTTTCCCAGGGCCGCCTGCTGACCAGCGGCGTGTGCTCTGGAATCCAGCACCCACAGAACAGCCTTCCTGCCCGTGAGCATCAGCACGACGTAGCCCTGACACAGGTCGTCTCATCACAAGTTCCCGTGAAACGACGCCCCGTGCCAACAGGCAGAAACTCAGCTGTGCTCTCCCGTCGCTTTCTGGACCCACCCTGGGAGACGATGGTCAAGAAGTCTTTAAAAACCAACTTTAAAACTGGCAACAGCAGGcattagttaaaaagaaaagagaggggcgcctgggtggctgtcggttgagcgtccaacttcagctcaggtcatgatctcgcagtctgtgagttcaagccccgagtcaggctctgggctgacagctcggagcctggagcctgcttcatattctgggtctccctctctctctctctgccctctcccgctcatgctgtctctctctgtctctcaaaaataaataaacactaagaaaaattaaagaaaaaaaaagagagagagagagagagagaggggcacctggctggctcagtcggctaagcgtctgacttcagttcatgatctcatggttcgtgagttcaagccccgacagttcaagccctgtgctgacagctcagagcctggagcctgcttcggattctgtgtctccctgtctctctgcccctcccctgctcgcacgctgtctctctctctcaaaaatcaacaaacattttcaaaaatgtataaacaaagaagaaaagaaagaaacgcttccccaccaccaccactgactAGGACTCTCCTTTCAGACACTTATCATCTAGAACGATCCAGGCATCGTGAGATCTTCCAACAGAAGAGGTGACCAGCCCCACATGCCAGAGCCCACAAGGCCGACGAGGGGAGAGTGAAGGGACATTCCAGTTATCCCGAGGGGACCGTCTATCCGTCTGTTACGCACTT
Coding sequences:
- the RAB20 gene encoding ras-related protein Rab-20, which translates into the protein MRKPDGKIVLLGDMNVGKTSLLQRYMERRFPDTVSTVGGAFYLKQWRSYNISIWDTAGREQFHGLGSMYCRGATAVILIYDVNHPQSLLELEDRFLGLTDTASTDCLFAIVGNKVDLVEEPAAEDQQKDGRGPGVAGRGGGAPKVPKQVQPEDAAALYRKILKYKMLDEKDVPAAEQMCFETSAKTGHNVDLLFETLFDLVVPVISRQRAQGPPQTVDITSYKTPGQTPSGCCA